CCGGGGCCTCAGGTTGTGTTCGCGCCGTTGCGAGGGGACGCTAACTCTGCGGACTGCTAGGCGTTCGCCTTGATGGCGGCGGCCAGGACCTCCAGGCCGTCGTTGAGCAGCTCGTCGGTGATGACCAGCGGCGGCAGCAGCCGGATGACGTTTCCGTAGGTGCCGCAGGTGAGGATGATGACGCCTTCCTTCAGGCACGCGGCCGCCACGGCCTTGGTCAGTTCCGGGTTCGGTTCCTTGGACCCGGCCTGGACCAGCTCGATGGCGAGCATGGCACCGCGCCCGCGGACGTCGCCGATGACGGCGGTTCCGGCACCGGCCAGCTCGGCCTGCAGCGCGCGGAGGCGGGTAGTGGCCAGGGCTTCGATGTGGCGGGCCCGGCCGGCGAGGTCGTATTCCTCCATGGAACCGATGGACGCCAGCGCGGCAGCGCATGCCACCGGGTTTCCGCCGTAGGTGCCGCCCAGGCCGCCGGGGTGCACGGCGTCGAGGAGGTCTGCGCGGCCGGTGATGGCGGAGAGCGGCATGCCGCCGGCGATGCCCTTGGCTAGGGTCATGATGTCCGGAATTACGCCCTCGTGGTTCACGGCGAACCATTCACCGGTGCGGCAGAAGCCGGACTGGACCTCGTCGGCGATGAACACGATGCCCTTTTCCTTGGCCCAGGCAGCGAGCGCGGGGAGGAAGCCCTCGGCCGGGACAATGAACCCGCCTTCACCCTGGATGGGCTCGATGATGATCGCGGCAACCTGGTCCCCGCCGATCTGCTTCTCGATCATGGTGATGGCGCGCTGGGCGGCCTCGGCACCCTTGATGGCGGGGTTTTCCTCGCGGTACGGGTAGCTCATGGGCATCCGGTACACCTCGGGTGCGAAGGGGCCGAAGTTGGTCTTGTACGGCATGGCCTTCGCGGTGAGAGCCATGGTGAGGTTGGTGCGGCCGTGGTAGGCGTGGTCAAAGGCGACGACGGCGTCCCGGCCGGTTGCCAGGCGGGCCACCTTGACTGCGTTTTCCACTGCCTCCGCACCGGAGTTGAAGAGGACCGTGCGCTTCTCGTGGTCGCCGGGGGTGAGGCGGTTCAGCTGCTCCGCTAGGGCTACGTAGCCCTCGTACGGGGTGACCATGAAGCAGGTGTGCGTGAAGTGCTCCACGGCTTCCTTGACGGCACCGACGACGGCGGGATCGGAGGCGCCCACGCTGGTCACCGCGATGCCTGAGCCGAGGTCGATGAAGGAGTTGCCGTCGACGTCGTGGATGATCCCGCCGTCGGCGTCTGCCACGTAGACGGGAACAGCGGAGGCGACGCCGGCGGCAACTACCGCCTTGCGGCGCTCGGTCAGTGCAACCGACTTGGGTCCGGGGAAGTCCGCCTGGACCCGGCGCTTCTGCTCCAGGCGGAAAGTGATGTCTGATGCGGTGGTGGTCATGGGGAGCCTTTCTGGAAAGCCTGGGGGTTCGGTGCGGAGGTTTGGAGGCGCGGCTAGGCGTCGAGTGCACTCATGACGTGCTTGATGCGCGTGTAGTCCTCAACGCCGTACATGGAGAGGTCCTTGCCGTAGCCGGACTGCTTGAAGCCGCCGTGGGGCATTTCGGCGGTGAGGAGGATGTGGGTGTTGATCCAGACGGCGCCGAAGTCCAGGTCACGGCTCAGGCGCATGGCCGTGCCGTGGTTGGTGGTCCACACGCTGGAGGCGAGGGCGTAATCCACGTCATTAGCCAGTTCCACAGCTTCTTCCTCGGTGCTGAACTTCTGCACGGTGATGACGGGTCCAAAGGTTTCCTTCTGGACAATGTCATCGCTCTGCCTGGCGCCGGTGACGATGGTGGGTTCGAAGAAGTAGCCCTTCTCCCCGGCCCGGTGGCCGCCAATTTCGATCCGGCAGTTGGCGGGCAGGTTCTCCACCACGGAGCTGACGGCGTTGAAGTGGTTGATGTTGTTCAGCGGGCCGAAGTAGTTGTCCTC
The Arthrobacter sp. PGP41 genome window above contains:
- the gabT gene encoding 4-aminobutyrate--2-oxoglutarate transaminase, with product MTTTASDITFRLEQKRRVQADFPGPKSVALTERRKAVVAAGVASAVPVYVADADGGIIHDVDGNSFIDLGSGIAVTSVGASDPAVVGAVKEAVEHFTHTCFMVTPYEGYVALAEQLNRLTPGDHEKRTVLFNSGAEAVENAVKVARLATGRDAVVAFDHAYHGRTNLTMALTAKAMPYKTNFGPFAPEVYRMPMSYPYREENPAIKGAEAAQRAITMIEKQIGGDQVAAIIIEPIQGEGGFIVPAEGFLPALAAWAKEKGIVFIADEVQSGFCRTGEWFAVNHEGVIPDIMTLAKGIAGGMPLSAITGRADLLDAVHPGGLGGTYGGNPVACAAALASIGSMEEYDLAGRARHIEALATTRLRALQAELAGAGTAVIGDVRGRGAMLAIELVQAGSKEPNPELTKAVAAACLKEGVIILTCGTYGNVIRLLPPLVITDELLNDGLEVLAAAIKANA